The Linepithema humile isolate Giens D197 chromosome 2, Lhum_UNIL_v1.0, whole genome shotgun sequence genome has a segment encoding these proteins:
- the LOC105667837 gene encoding V-type proton ATPase subunit D: MSGKDKLPIFPSRGAQMLMKSRLAGAQKGHGLLKKKADALQMRFRMILGKIIETKTLMGEVMKEAAFSLAEAKFATGDFNQVVLQNVTKAQIKIRSKKDNVAGVNLPIFESYQDGTDTYELAGLARGGQQLAKLKKNYQRAVKLLVELASLQTSFVTLDEVIKITNRRVNAIEHVIIPRIERTLAYIISELDELEREEFYRLKKIQDKKKIAKAKVEAERAKFIAAGHNLEAANLLDESDDDVLF, encoded by the exons ATGTCAGGCAAAGACAAGTTACCGATCTTCCCCTCCCGGGg GGCCCAAATGTTGATGAAATCCCGTTTAGCAGGAGCACAAAAAGGGCATGGATTGCTGAAAAAGAAAGCTGATGCGCTGCAAATGCGCTTTAGGATGATTTTAGGGAAAATCATAGAg acCAAAACTTTGATGGGTGAAGTGATGAAGGAGGCAGCCTTTTCATTAGCTGAAGCAAAGTTTGCCACAGGAGACTTCAACCAGGTGGTTCTGCAAAATGTAACAAAAGCGCAGATTAAGATCCGCTCTAAGAAGGATAATGTTGCCGGTGTGAATCTGCCGATATTTGAATCTTATCAAGATGGAACAGATACTTACGAGTTAGCAGGTTTGGCTAGAGGTGGACAGCAGTTAGCCAAACTGAAAAAGAACTATCAACGAGCGGTGAAGTTGCTGGTGGAACTGGCATCGCTACAAACAAGTTTCGTCACTTTGGACGAAGTTATTAAGATTACAAATCGACGTGTTAATGCTATCGAGCACGTTATCATTCCTCGAATTGAGAGAACGCTGGCCTATATTATTTCGGAACTCGACGAGCTTGAAAGAGAGGAGTTCTATCGGTTGAAGAAGATTCAGGATAAAAAGAAGATTGCCAAGGCAAAg GTTGAAGCAGAAAGAGCAAAGTTTATTGCAGCCGGACATAATTTGGAGGCTGCAAACTTGCTCGATGAAAGTGACGATGATGtactgttttaa
- the LOC105667836 gene encoding cytoplasmic 60S subunit biogenesis factor ZNF622: MATSTYSSWTYIELCKEPFQHIFYNCRSCGVIFQTCEAHRQHFHSKWHIYNLNRKVNQLPRVTQEEFEIKEESYRTTDETKKTFYCVLCGKKYNCEKQYKNHLTTNKHKKNMQKNAVDLSSAEKLTEMENEYKEKPRNSFAANSIKSETNLPEQWHKMFEVTPDHYCLFCSNRYDTIFHNLSHMKMKHSFYIPDEEYCSNIKNLINYLSQKIRLEYKCLWCNDSGRQLRSAEAARAHMIDKGHCKMLFEGETILEYMRFYNYSSSYPDWEDSDVDSDEELPSGDFLDDEGYELVLPSGKTVGHRTLVRYYKQYYHAYPTRRKRNNTITLVEKNRDMKYNSLGIKELLVPSAMEKRRRDIRYIENIYRKYSTKLEIKQNKLQKHFRSQTNVY; the protein is encoded by the exons aTGGCAACGTCTACATATTCAAGCTGGACCTATATTGAGCTGTGCAAAGAACCTTTCCAGCATATCTTCTATAATTGTCGATCATGCGGCGTGATATTCCAAACTTGTGAAGCGCATAGACAGCATTTCCATTCCAAATGGCATATATATAATCTGAATAGAAAAGTGAACCAATTACCTCGCGTTACACAAGAGGAGTTTGAGATAAAGGAGGAGAGTTATCGCACGACTGATGAAacaaagaaaactttttattgcGTACTCTGCGGGAAGAAGTACAACTGCGAAAAGCAGTATAAGAATCACTTGACCACGAATAAgcataagaaaaatatgcagaaAAATGCCGTAGATTTATCAAGTGCCGAGAAATTGACAGAAATGGAGAATGAATATAAGGAGAAACCCCGAAATAGCTTTGCAGCAAATAGCATAAAATCTGAAACAAATCTACCAGAACAGTGGCACAAGATGTTTGAGGTCACTCCTGACCACTATTGCCTATTTTGCTCCAATCGATATGATAccatatttcataatttatctcATATGAAGATGAAACACTCATTTTACATACCTGATGAGGAATACTGTTcgaacattaaaaatttgataaactaCTTATCACAGAAGATACGTCTCGAATACAAATGTCTTTGGTGTAATGATTCGG ggAGACAACTGCGAAGTGCGGAAGCGGCAAGAGCGCACATGATTGACAAAGGCCATTGCAAGATGCTGTTTGAAGGAGAGACGATACTTGAGTATATGCGTTTCTACAATTATTCATCTAGCTATCCAGATTGGGAGGATTCGGATGTTGATTCGGATGAGGAGCTGCCATCAGGAGATTTTTTAGACGATGAAGGTTACGAATTAGTGTTACCGTCCGGTAAGACGGTTGGTCATCGCACTTTGGTGCGTTATTATAAGCAATATTATCACGCATACCCTACACGAAGAAAACGCAATAATACCATTACGCTTGTTGAAAAGAACCGTGATATGAAATATAACTCACTGGGTATTAAAGAACTTCTTGTACCATCAGCTATGGAGAAAAGAAGGCGGGACATTCGGTACATCGAGAACATCTATCGCAAGTACTCCACAAAGTTGGAGATTAAAcagaataaattgcaaaaacattTCAGGTCACAGACAAACGTTTATTAG
- the LOC105667843 gene encoding protein transport protein Sec61 subunit gamma codes for MDQIKKLTEPGRQFAKDSIRLVKRCTKPDRKEFQKIAIATAIGFCIMGFIGFFVKLIHIPINNIIVGS; via the exons ATGGATCAAATCAAGAAACTCACTGAGCCTGGCCGCCAGTTTGCCAAGGATAGCATTCGTCTTGTTAAAAGATGCACCAAGCCAGATCGCAAAG aatTTCAAAAGATTGCAATTGCCACTGCAATCGGTTTTTGCATAATGGGTTTCATAGGATTCTTTGTCAAGCTAATTCATATCCCAATTAACAACATCATTGT Gggttcataa
- the LOC105667842 gene encoding NPC intracellular cholesterol transporter 2 homolog a-like has translation MSRIIVAFSLLCVLCCISSTLAFVFEDCGSEVGKFNEVSISSCDLSQEKCSLIRGTEIRVSLKFTPSKDVAKIEARAFGVLLDVPVPFPLEKPELCKDPDSNLKCPLKKDQEVEYKASFSVDKKVPALSVDVMWEFRNQDDEKILCVKFPAKVT, from the exons ATGTCCAGAATCATTGTTGCATTTTCGCTATTATGCGTTCTGTGCTGCATATCGTCCACCCTTGCCTTCGTCTTCGAGGATTGCG GTTCGGAGGTGGGCAAGTTTAACGAGGTATCGATTTCGAGCTGTGACTTATCGCAGGAGAAATGTTCATTGATCCGTGGCACTGAGATACGCGTGTCTCTCAAATTTACCCCaa GTAAGGatgttgcaaaaattgaaGCACGTGCATTTGGTGTATTACTTGATGTACCTGTACCTTTCCCGCTGGAAAAACCTGAGCTGTGCAAGGATCCTGATTCCAACCTTAAATGTCCCTTGAAAAAGGATCAGGAAGTTGAATACAAAGCTTCGTTCTCTGTGGACAAAAAAGTCCCCGCG TTAAGTGTTGACGTTATGTGGGAATTTAGAAACCAGGATGATGAGAAGATACTGTGCGTAAAATTCCCGGCGAAAGTTACATAA
- the LOC105667839 gene encoding activating transcription factor 3, producing the protein MYNLNVNVNPSPTGAAGLLGVTAAAAEVTPRTPEIVNSLIAMTNPFEGYGSGNEKSMRDRTDSTSSGEPSPPSVQHTCSQLIKEGLKLTLQTKRRANSTTEDSKKKTKKEDGSGADDEEEDEGSNNSGRSGLTPEDEERRRRRRERNKIAATKCRLKKREKTVILVQESEILETQNHDLKSQIQELETQRRRLVDMLSLHSPTCLKQGADATSYQQFAEPFQLPSYQDNFVQQQAPPALNQPQNCVTDYPVKVEGYETDFYRQSSPFIPATSDAGCTV; encoded by the exons ATGTACAATCTGAACGTGAACGTGAATCCCAGCCCGACCGGGGCTGCGGGTCTTCTTGGTGtcacggcggcggcggccgaGGTCACGCCAAGAACACCGGAAATCGTAAACTCACTGATCGCCATGACCAATCCCTTCGAGGGCTACGGCAGCGGTAACGAAAAGAGCATGAGGGATCGCACGGATTCGACCAGCAGCGGCGAACCGAGCCCGCCCAGCGTCCAGCACACCTGTAGTCAGCTCATCAAGGAAG GGCTGAAGTTGACGCTACAGACGAAGAGGCGGGCGAACAGTACTACTGAGGATAGTaagaagaagacgaagaagGAGGACGGCAGCGGCGCCGACGACGAAGAAGAGGACGAAGGGAGTAATAATAGCGGCAGGAGTGGC TTGACGCCGGAGGACGAGGAACGGCGCCGGCGGCGGCGCGAGCGCAACAAGATCGCTGCGACCAAGTGCCGGTTGAAGAAGCGCGAGAAAACGGTGATTCTCGTGCAGGAATCCGAAATCCTCGAGACCCAAAACCACGACCTGAAGTCCCAGATCCAGGAATTGGAGACGCAGAGGCGTAGGTTGGTTGACATGCTGAGCCTCCACAGTCCAACCTGTTTGAAGCAGGGCGCGGACGCGACGTCTTATCAGCAGTTTGCCGAGCCTTTTCAACTACCCAGTTATCAGGACAATTTTGTGCAACAGCAAGCACCACCGGCGTTGAATCAGCCGCAAAACTGCGTGACTGATTACCCGGTGAAGGTTGAAGGATACGAGACCGATTTTTATCGGCAAAGTAGCCCCTTCATACCGGCGACGTCGGATGCCGGTTGCACGGTTTAG
- the AlkB gene encoding nucleic acid dioxygenase ALKBH1 isoform X1, whose product MMFRDSFKYYKSRNPAPDLSNVIDLENLDCIRVRNIKAHITGEEIEDNFGLKSVEKWKIYELLDIPGLIFIQNPFTPNGQRYWITRCLKDYSKEPYKLNIDAHNILNNETWWDICFQTSERAKTLLPKLRWATLGYHHNWDTKLYSENSKSDMPTELFGLTSILAKALGFSNFKAEAAIVNYYRMNSTLAGHTDHSEMNVTAPLFSISFGQTAIFLIGGPRQEDPTNAMFLRSGDVVIMSNSSRLRYHGVPKILPASKTPWDDNREESKKNSMYNCDDWCKARTYIAEARINMNVRQVLKPGQIVLY is encoded by the exons ATGATGTTCCGTGACagtttcaaatattacaaaagtcGAAATCCCGCACCCGATCTCAGTAATGTAATCGATCTTGAAAATCTTGATTGCATCAGA gTTAGAAATATTAAGGCACACATCACTGGTGAAGAAATTGAGGATAATTTTGGGCTGAAATCAGTAGAAAAATGGAAGATTTACGAATTACTAGATATTCctg GTCTCATCTTTATACAAAATCCATTTACACCAAATGGCCAACGATACTGGATTACAAGATGTCTAAAAGATTACTCTAAGGAAccttacaaattaaatatagatgcccataatattttaaataatgaaacatgGTGGGACATATGTTTTCA gaCTTCTGAAAGGGCTAAAACTCTTCTGCCAAAGTTACGATGGGCGACATTGGGATATCATCACAATTGGGATACCAAATTGTACTCTGAAAATTCAAAAAGCGACATGCCGACAGAATTATTCGGTCTAACGTCTATTTTGGCAAAGGCATTAGGTTTTTCGAACTTTAAAGCCGAAGCTGCGATTGTGAACTACTATCGAATGAACTCAACTTTAGCAGGACATACAGATCATTCGGAGATGAATGTCACTGCACCGCTTTTTTCGATAAGTTTTGGACAGACGGCGATCTTCCTAATCGGTGGACCGAGACAGGAAGATCCGACTAATGCAATGTTTTTGCGGAGTGGAGATGTAGTAATAATGTCAAACAGCTCTCGTTTAAGGTATCACGGAGTACCGAAAATTTTACCGGCATCCAAAACACCCTGGGACGATAATCGCGaagaaagtaagaaaaattcaatgtaCAATTGCGACGATTGGTGCAAAGCACGAACTTACATTGCAGAGGCTAGGATTAATATGAATGTGCGACAGGTTCTAAAACCTGGACAGATTGTATTATATTGA
- the AlkB gene encoding nucleic acid dioxygenase ALKBH1 isoform X2 translates to MMFRDSFKYYKSRNPAPDLSNVIDLENLDCIRVRNIKAHITGEEIEDNFGLKSVEKWKIYELLDIPGLIFIQNPFTPNGQRYWITRCLKDYSKEPYKLNIDAHNILNNETWTSERAKTLLPKLRWATLGYHHNWDTKLYSENSKSDMPTELFGLTSILAKALGFSNFKAEAAIVNYYRMNSTLAGHTDHSEMNVTAPLFSISFGQTAIFLIGGPRQEDPTNAMFLRSGDVVIMSNSSRLRYHGVPKILPASKTPWDDNREESKKNSMYNCDDWCKARTYIAEARINMNVRQVLKPGQIVLY, encoded by the exons ATGATGTTCCGTGACagtttcaaatattacaaaagtcGAAATCCCGCACCCGATCTCAGTAATGTAATCGATCTTGAAAATCTTGATTGCATCAGA gTTAGAAATATTAAGGCACACATCACTGGTGAAGAAATTGAGGATAATTTTGGGCTGAAATCAGTAGAAAAATGGAAGATTTACGAATTACTAGATATTCctg GTCTCATCTTTATACAAAATCCATTTACACCAAATGGCCAACGATACTGGATTACAAGATGTCTAAAAGATTACTCTAAGGAAccttacaaattaaatatagatgcccataatattttaaataatgaaacatg gaCTTCTGAAAGGGCTAAAACTCTTCTGCCAAAGTTACGATGGGCGACATTGGGATATCATCACAATTGGGATACCAAATTGTACTCTGAAAATTCAAAAAGCGACATGCCGACAGAATTATTCGGTCTAACGTCTATTTTGGCAAAGGCATTAGGTTTTTCGAACTTTAAAGCCGAAGCTGCGATTGTGAACTACTATCGAATGAACTCAACTTTAGCAGGACATACAGATCATTCGGAGATGAATGTCACTGCACCGCTTTTTTCGATAAGTTTTGGACAGACGGCGATCTTCCTAATCGGTGGACCGAGACAGGAAGATCCGACTAATGCAATGTTTTTGCGGAGTGGAGATGTAGTAATAATGTCAAACAGCTCTCGTTTAAGGTATCACGGAGTACCGAAAATTTTACCGGCATCCAAAACACCCTGGGACGATAATCGCGaagaaagtaagaaaaattcaatgtaCAATTGCGACGATTGGTGCAAAGCACGAACTTACATTGCAGAGGCTAGGATTAATATGAATGTGCGACAGGTTCTAAAACCTGGACAGATTGTATTATATTGA
- the LOC105667840 gene encoding NPC intracellular cholesterol transporter 2 homolog a, whose protein sequence is MSRVFYIAFALVCALCCSAPCLGVSFENCGSTLGKFTAVSVSGCQATDEKCVLVRGTNASISITFVPNEDVSHVTARVYGIMMTVPIPFPLDKPDVCKDPDDGVNCPLQGNQEYHYTTALFVQKKFPSVSVDIKWEFVDSTGKKIVCILFPAKVK, encoded by the exons ATGAGTCGAGTGTTCTATATCGCATTTGCACTTGTATGTGCTCTGTGTTGTTCTGCGCCGTGCCTTGGCGTCTCCTTCGAGAACTGCG gttCAACATTGGGTAAATTCACGGCAGTATCGGTTTCGGGATGCCAGGCGACGGACGAAAAATGTGTTTTGGTGCGTGGTACTAATGCATCTATATCTATCACATTTGTACCAA ATGAAGATGTTTCGCATGTCACTGCACGTGTATATGGCATAATGATGACTGTCCCAATACCTTTTCCATTAGATAAACCTGATGTATGTAAAGATCCTGACGATGGAGTCAATTGTCCTTTGCAAGGGAATCAAGAATATCATTATACAACCGCGTTGTTTGTGCAGAAAAAATTCCCTTCG GTAAGCGTGGACATAAAATGGGAATTTGTGGACTCGACAGGCAAAAAAATCGTATGCATCCTATTTCCAGCCAAAGTTAAATAA
- the LOC105667838 gene encoding LOW QUALITY PROTEIN: arylalkylamine N-acetyltransferase 1 (The sequence of the model RefSeq protein was modified relative to this genomic sequence to represent the inferred CDS: inserted 1 base in 1 codon) yields MRGGDYPYSGGDARVEIALSARRKIRXTPNMSSSSSEDCLTVAEVPEDRYDEAIHHLRWNFFADEPLNNAVGLCAKGESQLELERHCLLTLKQGYSRMLVDKKGAIAGMALNGILKKGEREETERRLSELDDDKFKTIFGLLYKVNDKIDLFEKYDVDKLFECRILSVDENYRGKGLASILMADSVETARNAGFKVCKADATGAYSQKVCLKHGFQVEAEIPYVELDKSIRPAPPHQALKLMVKLLD; encoded by the exons ATGAGAGGTGGTGACTACCCTTATTCAGGAGGAGATGCGCGTGTGGAAATTGCTCTCAGTGCGCGGCGGAAAATTC CCACCCCAAACATGTCGTCGTCTTCTAGCGAGGATTGTCTGACGGTCGCGGAGGTGCCGGAGGATCGCTATGACGAGGCGATCCACCACTTGCGATGGAATTTCTTCGCCGACGAGCCACTCAACAATGCTGTGGGACTCTGCGCAAAGGGGGAATCGCAGCTCGAGCTCGAGCGACACTGTTTGCTCACCTTGAAGCAGGGTTACTCCAGGATGCTGGTAGATAAGAAGGGAGCG ATTGCAGGAATGGCACTAAATGGAATTTTGAAGAAGGGCGAACGCGAGGAGACAGAGCGACGTCTTTCCGAACTGGATGACGACAAATTCAAAACAATCTTCGGATTGCTCTACAAGGtgaatgataaaattgatctCTTCGAAAAGTACGACGTGGACAAGCTATTCGAGTGTCGAATCCTTAGCGTCGATGAGAATTATCGCGGCAAAGGTTTGGCTAGCATTCTGATGGCCGATAGTGTGGAAACCGCCAGAAATGCCGGTTTTaag gTATGCAAGGCTGATGCTACTGGTGCGTACTCGCAGAAGGTCTGCCTGAAGCATGGCTTCCAAGTAGAGGCAGAGATTCCATACGTCGAGCTAGATAAATCCATTAGACCGGCGCCACCTCACCAGGCGTTAAAGCTGATGGTGAAATTGCTAGATTGA
- the AlkB gene encoding nucleic acid dioxygenase ALKBH1 isoform X3: protein MMFRDSFKYYKSRNPAPDLSNVRNIKAHITGEEIEDNFGLKSVEKWKIYELLDIPGLIFIQNPFTPNGQRYWITRCLKDYSKEPYKLNIDAHNILNNETWWDICFQTSERAKTLLPKLRWATLGYHHNWDTKLYSENSKSDMPTELFGLTSILAKALGFSNFKAEAAIVNYYRMNSTLAGHTDHSEMNVTAPLFSISFGQTAIFLIGGPRQEDPTNAMFLRSGDVVIMSNSSRLRYHGVPKILPASKTPWDDNREESKKNSMYNCDDWCKARTYIAEARINMNVRQVLKPGQIVLY, encoded by the exons ATGATGTTCCGTGACagtttcaaatattacaaaagtcGAAATCCCGCACCCGATCTCAGTAAT gTTAGAAATATTAAGGCACACATCACTGGTGAAGAAATTGAGGATAATTTTGGGCTGAAATCAGTAGAAAAATGGAAGATTTACGAATTACTAGATATTCctg GTCTCATCTTTATACAAAATCCATTTACACCAAATGGCCAACGATACTGGATTACAAGATGTCTAAAAGATTACTCTAAGGAAccttacaaattaaatatagatgcccataatattttaaataatgaaacatgGTGGGACATATGTTTTCA gaCTTCTGAAAGGGCTAAAACTCTTCTGCCAAAGTTACGATGGGCGACATTGGGATATCATCACAATTGGGATACCAAATTGTACTCTGAAAATTCAAAAAGCGACATGCCGACAGAATTATTCGGTCTAACGTCTATTTTGGCAAAGGCATTAGGTTTTTCGAACTTTAAAGCCGAAGCTGCGATTGTGAACTACTATCGAATGAACTCAACTTTAGCAGGACATACAGATCATTCGGAGATGAATGTCACTGCACCGCTTTTTTCGATAAGTTTTGGACAGACGGCGATCTTCCTAATCGGTGGACCGAGACAGGAAGATCCGACTAATGCAATGTTTTTGCGGAGTGGAGATGTAGTAATAATGTCAAACAGCTCTCGTTTAAGGTATCACGGAGTACCGAAAATTTTACCGGCATCCAAAACACCCTGGGACGATAATCGCGaagaaagtaagaaaaattcaatgtaCAATTGCGACGATTGGTGCAAAGCACGAACTTACATTGCAGAGGCTAGGATTAATATGAATGTGCGACAGGTTCTAAAACCTGGACAGATTGTATTATATTGA